A part of Paenibacillus sp. IHBB 10380 genomic DNA contains:
- a CDS encoding ABC transporter permease, whose protein sequence is MKRYILRRVGQAVPLLLFISIISFALIKLAPGDPVLSFVTPNMGAEDVERIRQNLGLDKPVYVQYLLWLKNVFSGDLGYSLVNHRPVMEQILDRLPATIGLMGAGLFLSLLIAIPLSMYAGSRKNRPIDRILSLFSYIGISIPSFWFGIMLIYLFSVKLHWLPSMGMRTIGSDSILDIMKHGILPVTVLLYMNVSVYMRYIRSNTISQLEEDYVQIQYAYGSTTGTVLWKHVLKNVLLPVITILGMSLPELIAGAFITESVFSWPGMGSLGITAVHGLDYPIIMGITMLSSIMLVVGNLVADILYGVVDPRIKTG, encoded by the coding sequence TTGAAAAGATATATCTTGCGAAGGGTTGGACAAGCCGTCCCCCTTCTTTTGTTTATTTCAATTATTTCGTTCGCACTTATCAAGCTTGCACCGGGTGATCCTGTTCTTTCTTTTGTTACTCCCAATATGGGAGCTGAAGACGTTGAGCGTATTCGGCAGAATTTAGGTCTTGATAAACCTGTGTATGTTCAGTATTTATTATGGCTCAAAAATGTATTTTCGGGTGATCTTGGCTACTCATTAGTTAATCATCGTCCTGTGATGGAGCAAATATTAGACCGTCTTCCTGCTACAATAGGGCTTATGGGTGCAGGGTTATTCCTGTCTCTGCTCATTGCCATTCCATTAAGCATGTATGCAGGATCACGTAAGAATCGCCCCATTGACCGGATTCTTAGCTTATTCTCTTATATAGGCATTTCCATTCCAAGCTTTTGGTTCGGCATTATGCTAATCTATTTGTTCTCAGTAAAGCTCCATTGGCTTCCTAGTATGGGCATGCGAACGATAGGTTCTGACTCCATCCTAGATATTATGAAGCACGGTATTCTCCCTGTGACAGTACTCCTCTATATGAACGTTTCTGTCTATATGAGATATATTCGTTCTAATACAATCAGTCAGTTGGAAGAGGATTATGTGCAAATTCAATATGCCTATGGTTCTACTACGGGAACCGTACTGTGGAAGCATGTACTCAAGAATGTGCTCCTACCCGTCATTACCATTCTAGGGATGTCTCTTCCAGAGCTCATTGCAGGAGCCTTCATTACAGAATCCGTATTCTCTTGGCCTGGCATGGGTTCACTAGGCATTACAGCAGTACATGGGCTCGATTATCCCATTATTATGGGCATTACGATGCTCTCCTCCATCATGCTCGTTGTGGGTAATCTGGTGGCGGACATCTTATACGGCGTGGTCGATCCACGTATTAAAACGGGGTGA
- a CDS encoding ABC transporter permease, with translation MNSIRWRNITTQLREQKIGIAAIAILVLFVIAAAFAFLSRHDPNQIVVLDRLKQPDANHWFGTDDYGRDYFARALYGGRVSLSVGFLSMVISVSLGMAVGTISGYFGGWVDTLLMRSVDVLMAIPSFFLMLILNAYMKPGIGTIIVIIGALSWMGIARIVRAETLSVKEREYVLYARVSGQSKFRIILKHIIPNIMPTIIVSATINIASAILMESSLSFLGLGVKQPNSSWGSMLNDAQGFISEAPYLAIIPGIFILLTVLSFNFLGDVFRVAFEPKANKR, from the coding sequence ATGAATTCAATTAGATGGCGTAATATAACAACACAATTACGCGAACAAAAAATAGGCATAGCTGCCATAGCTATTCTGGTGCTATTTGTGATTGCCGCGGCATTTGCTTTCCTATCTCGACACGACCCCAATCAAATCGTTGTGCTTGATCGATTAAAGCAACCTGATGCTAACCATTGGTTCGGAACAGATGATTACGGACGGGATTATTTTGCCAGAGCTTTATATGGAGGCCGAGTATCTCTAAGTGTCGGTTTTCTCTCTATGGTTATCTCCGTTTCGCTAGGAATGGCGGTAGGAACGATCAGCGGTTATTTCGGAGGTTGGGTAGATACTCTACTTATGCGATCGGTTGACGTACTTATGGCCATCCCTTCTTTCTTTCTTATGCTTATATTGAATGCATATATGAAACCGGGAATTGGAACGATCATTGTCATCATAGGTGCACTCAGCTGGATGGGTATTGCCAGAATCGTAAGAGCTGAGACACTCTCGGTTAAAGAACGCGAATATGTGCTATATGCCCGTGTATCGGGTCAAAGCAAGTTCCGCATCATTCTTAAGCATATTATCCCGAATATTATGCCTACTATTATTGTATCAGCCACGATTAATATCGCTTCAGCGATCCTAATGGAATCTTCCCTTAGCTTTTTGGGACTTGGTGTGAAGCAACCTAATTCCTCTTGGGGAAGTATGTTAAATGATGCACAGGGCTTCATTAGTGAAGCTCCCTATCTAGCTATTATTCCTGGGATATTTATATTGCTGACTGTGCTATCTTTTAATTTTCTTGGTGATGTATTCAGAGTAGCCTTTGAACCGAAAGCGAATAAACGTTAA
- a CDS encoding ABC transporter ATP-binding protein — MNDLLSVRNLKTSFMTRAGEVQSVRGVSFNVQAGDVIGIVGESGSGKSVTAKSIIRLIQPPGKIIDGQVIFNGKNLASMSDKELRQIRGNQISMIFQDPMTSLNPVIRVGKQLIEVIRRHRKLDKHAARQRAIELLREVGIPSPEQRIDQYPHEFSGGMRQRVMIAMALSCNPQLLIADEPTTALDVTIQAQILGLMKQLKEQTNTAILLITHDLGVVAQVCTRVIVMYGGLIMEEGTVEEIFEQPRHPYTQGLLKSIPRVTSGGRQRLSTIEGTPPDLLNPPSGCPFMERCPHAGDICKTMPRYVDFNEQHRALCWLYGPAEDNDAKWREEATT; from the coding sequence ATGAACGACTTACTATCTGTTAGAAATTTGAAGACCTCGTTTATGACCCGCGCTGGCGAAGTCCAGTCTGTCAGAGGAGTTAGCTTTAATGTACAAGCTGGAGATGTTATAGGCATTGTTGGGGAATCTGGAAGTGGTAAAAGCGTAACCGCGAAATCGATTATTAGATTAATTCAACCTCCAGGTAAAATTATAGACGGACAAGTCATCTTTAACGGTAAGAATCTAGCATCGATGTCAGACAAAGAATTACGCCAAATTCGTGGCAATCAAATATCAATGATCTTTCAAGATCCTATGACTTCTCTTAATCCTGTTATTCGTGTTGGGAAGCAATTAATTGAGGTCATCCGGCGTCACCGCAAGTTAGACAAACATGCCGCAAGACAACGGGCTATCGAATTACTTCGTGAAGTTGGAATTCCTTCACCCGAACAACGAATTGACCAGTATCCGCATGAGTTCAGCGGTGGTATGCGACAACGAGTGATGATTGCTATGGCTCTTTCTTGTAATCCTCAACTTCTGATTGCAGACGAACCAACTACAGCACTAGATGTCACCATCCAGGCGCAAATTCTAGGACTCATGAAGCAACTTAAGGAACAAACCAATACAGCTATTTTATTAATTACACATGATCTCGGTGTTGTTGCTCAGGTATGTACCCGAGTCATCGTCATGTATGGTGGCCTAATCATGGAAGAAGGAACCGTGGAGGAAATCTTCGAACAGCCACGTCATCCTTATACACAAGGATTATTGAAATCCATTCCGCGCGTTACCTCTGGTGGACGGCAGCGGTTATCTACGATAGAAGGTACCCCACCGGATCTTCTTAACCCTCCTTCGGGTTGTCCTTTCATGGAGAGATGTCCACATGCAGGAGACATATGTAAGACTATGCCTCGATATGTCGATTTCAATGAGCAGCACCGCGCTCTTTGCTGGCTATATGGACCTGCTGAAGACAATGATGCGAAATGGAGAGAGGAGGCTACAACATGA
- a CDS encoding ABC transporter ATP-binding protein produces the protein MNANSEILLDVRGLKKYFPARGAGSSGRNMLKAVDDLNFHINRGETFGLVGESGCGKSTTGRSIVRLYDVTDGEIHFDGHNIATMNERQLKPFRKRMQTIFQDPYSSLNPGMNVAQLISEPMEIHGIGSKQDRRDTVLELLEKVGLKTEHALRYPHEFSGGQRQRISIARALSVRPEFILCDEPISALDVSVQAQVVNMLEDLQAEYGLTYLFIAHDLSMVRHISDRIGVMYLGKLVELAPSDELYDHPAHPYTQALLEAIPQPDPKLAQQLSSPPITGDLPSPMLDFQGCKFASRCPFAQDRCRQEEPQWLEISPGHYTACHLYEMN, from the coding sequence ATGAATGCAAATTCAGAGATCCTACTAGACGTACGCGGATTAAAGAAGTATTTCCCCGCGCGTGGAGCTGGAAGTAGTGGAAGAAATATGCTCAAGGCTGTAGATGACCTCAACTTTCACATCAATCGAGGGGAAACCTTCGGATTAGTTGGGGAATCTGGATGCGGTAAATCAACGACAGGTCGAAGTATCGTACGCTTATATGATGTGACGGATGGTGAGATTCATTTCGATGGACATAATATTGCTACGATGAATGAACGTCAATTGAAGCCTTTCCGTAAAAGAATGCAGACGATATTTCAAGATCCCTATTCCTCACTGAATCCAGGTATGAATGTCGCACAGCTCATTAGCGAACCGATGGAGATTCACGGGATCGGAAGCAAACAAGATCGCCGGGATACCGTATTAGAATTACTTGAGAAGGTTGGTCTGAAAACGGAGCATGCCCTACGGTATCCACATGAATTCAGTGGAGGTCAACGCCAACGGATCAGTATTGCAAGAGCCCTATCCGTTCGTCCTGAATTTATATTATGTGACGAGCCAATATCTGCGCTCGACGTGTCGGTCCAAGCTCAAGTTGTCAATATGCTTGAAGATCTTCAAGCAGAATATGGCTTAACCTATCTGTTCATTGCCCATGATCTATCCATGGTGCGCCATATTTCAGATCGTATCGGAGTGATGTATCTCGGTAAACTTGTCGAGCTTGCTCCAAGTGATGAGCTGTATGACCACCCAGCTCACCCTTACACTCAAGCTCTGCTTGAAGCCATTCCGCAACCCGATCCAAAACTGGCTCAGCAACTATCCTCACCTCCGATTACAGGTGATTTGCCAAGCCCGATGCTGGATTTTCAAGGCTGTAAGTTCGCCTCAAGATGTCCATTTGCTCAGGATCGGTGTCGCCAAGAGGAACCTCAATGGCTTGAAATTTCACCAGGTCATTACACAGCTTGTCATCTATATGAAATGAACTAA
- a CDS encoding helix-turn-helix domain-containing protein: protein MPELLISKNLTTAEFARELKIAEGSVSQVISGKINFFYLMAARAAKLLKCKMEDLFAW from the coding sequence TTGCCTGAATTACTGATTAGTAAAAATTTAACAACAGCTGAATTTGCAAGAGAGTTAAAAATTGCTGAGGGTTCTGTATCTCAGGTTATAAGTGGAAAAATAAATTTTTTCTACCTTATGGCTGCTAGAGCTGCAAAACTTTTAAAATGTAAAATGGAAGATCTATTTGCTTGGTAA
- the cysC gene encoding adenylyl-sulfate kinase: MSEHSTYTLWLTGYSGAGKTTLANATAIALRSLGYKVECLDGDELRAAIGKGLGFSREDRMENIRRIIYISRLLARNGVIPIVSVISPYREMRELARRELTPFVEVFVDCPLEECERRDVKGLYARARQGEIPMFTGISDVYEPPQFPEVTLHTQRDSVEDSVQSLLEYLKERNLVV, translated from the coding sequence TTGTCTGAACATTCAACATACACATTATGGTTGACAGGTTATTCTGGCGCTGGTAAGACAACGTTGGCTAACGCTACAGCGATAGCTTTACGAAGTCTTGGTTATAAGGTGGAGTGCCTTGATGGTGATGAGCTTCGAGCAGCGATTGGAAAAGGTCTGGGATTTAGCCGTGAGGATCGAATGGAGAACATTCGCCGGATCATCTACATTAGTAGGTTACTAGCTCGGAATGGTGTTATTCCTATTGTATCTGTGATTAGTCCTTATCGTGAGATGAGGGAGCTTGCACGGCGAGAGTTAACTCCTTTTGTGGAGGTTTTCGTAGATTGTCCACTGGAAGAATGTGAGCGGAGAGATGTGAAGGGGCTATATGCACGAGCAAGACAAGGTGAAATCCCTATGTTTACAGGGATTTCAGATGTGTATGAACCTCCACAATTTCCTGAGGTCACCTTGCATACGCAGCGAGATTCAGTCGAAGATTCAGTGCAATCACTATTAGAGTATTTGAAGGAACGGAATTTGGTTGTTTAA
- a CDS encoding STM4011 family radical SAM protein encodes MKAVLYYRGSLSSCNYDCPYCPFSKNKDSKETLMKDKQQLETFVSWVRDQEVERHELSIFFNPYGEALVHRWYREAITELSNLSHVNKVAVQTNLSVKLDWTTELNKKKAAFWVTYHPGQTKESFFVSQCMKLYEQGISFSVGTVGLRSAFEDIEHIRKVLPKDVYVWVNAFKDRSNYYTQEEIERLSRVDPYFEWNVRDYDSLGKKCGAGSNVFYVQGPGLVKRCYKDRRVIGHLYREGLEGLSAERLCGMKKCGCYIGYIHMPEMPIREVYGDGLLERIPTGYVHAHREGEALV; translated from the coding sequence ATGAAGGCAGTACTCTATTACCGAGGTTCCTTGTCTTCTTGCAATTATGACTGTCCGTACTGTCCTTTCAGCAAAAATAAGGATAGCAAAGAAACGCTTATGAAAGATAAACAGCAACTTGAAACTTTCGTGAGTTGGGTTCGGGATCAGGAGGTGGAGCGGCATGAGCTCTCTATCTTTTTCAATCCCTATGGGGAGGCTCTTGTTCATCGCTGGTATAGAGAGGCTATTACAGAATTGTCTAATCTCTCTCATGTAAATAAGGTAGCGGTGCAGACAAATCTCTCCGTTAAACTGGATTGGACCACAGAACTGAACAAGAAGAAAGCTGCCTTCTGGGTTACTTATCATCCGGGACAGACGAAGGAGTCCTTCTTCGTATCTCAGTGTATGAAATTATACGAGCAGGGTATTTCTTTCAGTGTAGGAACGGTAGGTTTGAGAAGTGCATTTGAAGACATTGAGCATATACGTAAAGTGCTTCCTAAAGATGTGTACGTATGGGTGAATGCCTTCAAGGATCGAAGTAACTATTATACACAGGAAGAAATTGAGAGATTAAGCCGGGTTGATCCGTATTTTGAGTGGAATGTAAGAGATTACGATAGTTTAGGCAAGAAATGCGGAGCAGGTTCTAATGTGTTTTATGTTCAGGGCCCGGGGCTCGTCAAACGTTGCTATAAGGATCGAAGAGTCATTGGACATTTATACCGAGAAGGTCTAGAAGGATTATCTGCGGAACGTCTCTGTGGAATGAAGAAGTGTGGGTGTTACATTGGATATATTCATATGCCAGAGATGCCTATTCGAGAAGTATATGGTGATGGGCTGCTGGAACGGATTCCGACGGGATATGTCCATGCTCATAGGGAGGGAGAAGCACTTGTCTGA
- a CDS encoding STM4012 family radical SAM protein: protein MPSSLLTSAELPEWGQRWLQAPYRSYLYSYPHKTAYRSLEPGLSLQELWEQEQTDYYFLYMHIPFCGARCGFCNLFTLPDRRADVHERYVDALQRQAEQWSPWFAGRPFSRFAIGGGTPTLLVAKQLNRLFDIAEGIMGLDPTQASISVETSPETVTEDRLRVLKDRQTDRVSIGVQSFVTEEAAAIYRPQNPRIAEEALEKLKSYDFPLLNIDLIYGLPGQTADSWLYSLEKALSYEPGEIFIYPLYTRENTILKPDQIHKQGNDIRMDLYHIARQTLEAAGFKQYSMRRFAREIDFTHKEILPFSCQEEGMAGLGCGARSYTRGVHYASHYGVSAATTRSIIADYVTTEAYDKADYGFVLNEVEQKRRFILKALLHREGLELASYHQRFRSDAMADHADLGQLLEIGFAVVEAGVLRLTTLGMAHSDAIGDEMISGDVRTLMEGYEMR, encoded by the coding sequence ATGCCATCTTCGTTATTAACATCTGCTGAACTACCAGAATGGGGGCAACGCTGGTTACAAGCCCCTTATCGTTCTTACCTGTATTCTTACCCTCACAAGACAGCCTATCGTTCGTTAGAGCCAGGACTTTCTTTACAGGAGCTTTGGGAGCAGGAACAAACGGACTATTATTTTTTGTATATGCATATTCCCTTTTGCGGAGCTCGCTGTGGGTTTTGTAACTTGTTTACACTTCCAGACCGTCGTGCAGATGTACACGAACGGTACGTGGATGCTCTACAACGGCAAGCAGAGCAGTGGTCACCTTGGTTCGCAGGAAGACCTTTCTCCAGATTTGCCATTGGAGGGGGGACGCCTACACTCCTAGTGGCTAAGCAATTGAATCGATTGTTTGACATTGCAGAAGGCATCATGGGACTTGATCCAACGCAGGCTTCGATATCCGTGGAGACTTCACCAGAGACGGTAACAGAGGATCGGCTGCGAGTACTGAAGGATCGTCAGACAGATCGGGTTAGCATCGGGGTTCAGAGCTTTGTTACAGAAGAGGCAGCGGCGATTTATCGTCCTCAGAATCCTCGAATTGCGGAAGAAGCGTTGGAGAAATTGAAAAGTTATGACTTTCCACTGCTGAACATCGACTTGATTTATGGATTGCCCGGACAAACGGCAGATTCATGGCTTTATTCATTAGAGAAGGCGCTCAGTTACGAGCCAGGAGAGATATTTATCTATCCCCTATATACTCGGGAGAATACGATACTGAAGCCAGATCAGATACATAAGCAGGGAAATGATATCCGGATGGATCTCTATCATATCGCTCGTCAGACATTAGAGGCGGCAGGCTTTAAACAGTATTCGATGCGCCGATTTGCTAGGGAGATCGATTTTACACATAAAGAAATACTACCCTTCAGTTGCCAAGAAGAAGGCATGGCGGGTCTTGGTTGTGGGGCCCGTTCGTATACAAGAGGGGTGCATTATGCGTCACACTATGGTGTGAGTGCAGCGACAACAAGAAGTATTATTGCGGATTATGTGACGACAGAGGCTTATGATAAAGCGGACTATGGGTTTGTTCTGAATGAGGTGGAGCAGAAGCGGCGCTTCATATTGAAGGCACTTCTTCATCGTGAAGGTCTTGAGCTTGCTTCTTATCATCAGCGTTTCAGGAGTGATGCGATGGCGGATCATGCAGATTTAGGACAACTTCTGGAGATCGGATTTGCTGTAGTAGAGGCAGGCGTATTACGTCTTACAACGCTTGGAATGGCTCATTCCGATGCTATTGGGGATGAGATGATATCTGGTGATGTAAGAACGCTGATGGAAGGTTATGAAATGCGATGA
- a CDS encoding STM4013/SEN3800 family hydrolase, protein MIDMNEIVGSHDIVMITLDTLRYDVAKLEESNCPNLCALGPWEKRHTPGSFTYAAHHAFFGGFLPTPANTDKSSHVRLFHTRNTGLKTHPYTWQFDAPDIVSGLQEVGYRTICIGGVIFFTKKNKLAKVLPSYFQESYWRMTFGVTNPRSTEHQVNHALKLLEGADPAQRLFLFMNVSAIHGPNHMFVPGAKQDSVETQRAALRYVDAQLGILFEALRKRGKTFCMVFSDHGTAYGEDGYEGHRLAHEVVWNVPYREFVL, encoded by the coding sequence ATGATAGATATGAATGAAATCGTTGGTTCTCATGATATTGTGATGATCACGCTAGATACCCTTCGTTATGATGTCGCCAAGCTAGAGGAGTCTAACTGTCCTAACCTGTGCGCACTTGGTCCATGGGAGAAAAGGCATACACCGGGAAGTTTCACATATGCAGCGCATCATGCTTTTTTTGGTGGTTTTCTACCTACGCCTGCGAATACAGATAAGTCGTCTCATGTGAGGTTATTTCATACTCGGAACACAGGATTGAAGACTCATCCGTATACATGGCAATTTGACGCACCGGATATCGTGTCTGGATTACAGGAAGTGGGTTATAGGACGATCTGTATTGGTGGGGTAATCTTTTTCACCAAGAAGAATAAACTAGCGAAAGTTCTGCCTAGTTATTTCCAGGAAAGTTATTGGCGTATGACCTTTGGTGTAACGAATCCTCGTTCCACAGAGCATCAGGTCAATCATGCACTTAAGCTGCTAGAGGGGGCAGACCCCGCACAGCGGCTATTCTTGTTTATGAATGTCTCTGCAATCCATGGGCCGAATCATATGTTTGTTCCTGGAGCCAAGCAGGACTCGGTGGAGACGCAAAGAGCAGCACTTCGTTATGTGGATGCGCAACTTGGAATCTTGTTCGAAGCATTACGTAAACGAGGGAAAACGTTCTGTATGGTATTTAGTGATCATGGAACCGCCTACGGTGAGGATGGATATGAGGGTCACCGCTTAGCTCATGAAGTCGTATGGAACGTACCGTATCGTGAATTTGTATTGTGA
- a CDS encoding STM4014 family protein, whose product MALSVFDGIMISYVVTQKPANEQPFILIGNPGNKRTLGLQEARSSQGLKQSVLVPYQALLQRSLRIGDVLYDTVHQWCDRDCSSSVSPIIRLDAPGEDPEVEREFIAWGAPNFTENDAFCPFEFVSDGVFITAEEARQLPVQQGRILYPAQWFRGYCRFLYFIKKEAENAGFPIVWVNDPADIAVMFDKRSCSQLLTKHGVRMPALPAPAGSIVDYDTLQEAIALSGMNRLFIKLACGSGAAGVMAYQIHPVTGAELAVTTIGFEEREGERVYYNSGILRRYSDKAVIRRIVNWLCLEGAHVERWIEKESLRGKSFDVRQLVVNGEACHAVLRLSSTPITNLHLRNERQMMTEEILSSGLKQQVERTAISALSAFSNSSVAGVDVLVRRGSHETYVVDINPFGDLLYNVDYLGLNTYEWQMQQLQGKD is encoded by the coding sequence GTGGCGTTATCCGTTTTTGACGGAATAATGATAAGTTATGTAGTTACACAGAAGCCCGCTAATGAGCAACCGTTCATATTGATTGGGAATCCTGGTAATAAACGAACACTTGGCTTGCAGGAAGCAAGAAGTTCTCAGGGACTCAAGCAATCTGTCTTGGTACCTTATCAGGCACTTCTCCAGCGTTCTCTTCGGATTGGGGACGTTCTATATGATACGGTTCATCAATGGTGTGATAGAGATTGTTCATCTAGCGTATCACCTATAATACGCCTTGATGCGCCAGGGGAAGATCCCGAAGTCGAAAGAGAATTTATTGCTTGGGGAGCGCCCAACTTCACTGAGAATGATGCTTTTTGCCCTTTCGAATTTGTCTCAGATGGAGTATTCATTACAGCTGAGGAGGCACGACAGCTTCCTGTCCAGCAGGGAAGGATTCTGTATCCAGCACAATGGTTCCGTGGGTACTGTAGATTCCTGTATTTTATCAAAAAAGAAGCAGAGAACGCAGGTTTCCCTATTGTCTGGGTGAATGATCCTGCTGATATAGCAGTGATGTTCGATAAAAGGAGCTGTTCACAGCTTCTAACTAAACATGGTGTTAGGATGCCGGCACTTCCTGCTCCAGCAGGTTCTATTGTGGATTATGATACGTTACAAGAAGCCATAGCCTTGAGTGGTATGAATCGTCTGTTTATTAAGTTGGCCTGTGGTTCAGGAGCAGCGGGTGTAATGGCTTATCAGATTCACCCTGTAACTGGGGCAGAGCTTGCTGTCACGACGATTGGGTTCGAGGAACGTGAAGGAGAGCGAGTGTATTACAATAGTGGAATCTTAAGGCGTTATTCAGATAAGGCGGTCATTCGAAGGATCGTCAATTGGTTATGTCTAGAGGGTGCTCATGTAGAACGCTGGATTGAGAAGGAAAGTCTTAGGGGTAAATCGTTTGATGTACGTCAGTTGGTTGTGAATGGTGAAGCTTGTCATGCTGTTCTTCGGCTGAGTTCTACCCCTATTACGAATTTACACTTACGTAACGAACGGCAAATGATGACAGAGGAGATTCTTTCCTCGGGATTGAAGCAGCAGGTAGAAAGGACGGCAATATCGGCGCTATCTGCCTTCTCTAATTCTTCTGTTGCTGGAGTAGATGTGCTTGTTCGTCGTGGTAGTCATGAAACTTATGTTGTGGATATTAATCCTTTTGGTGACCTTCTATATAATGTAGATTACCTTGGGTTGAACACCTATGAATGGCAGATGCAACAGCTGCAAGGAAAGGATTAG
- a CDS encoding STM4015 family protein, which translates to MEIRLSVGYDEYENGERMTTLIENLAASPDAEKLSILTIGDWGQAYENSPDSFLDTLVQHRDSFPLLRKIFIGDMDSEECEVSWINQTNLSPLLVAFPKLQSLTIKGSTDLSLDPLEHENLQELIIICGGLPQEVIHQITNAKLPELQKLELYLGVDDYGFSGSVEDVLPMLQSGLFPKLKYLGLKDSEIQDEIAIAIADVPILDQLETLDLSYGTLSDTGSEALIASERIKKLQHLNLSYHYMSESMVKRWQDSGMSVDVSDQQVEEDEWRYPFLTE; encoded by the coding sequence ATAGAAATTCGGTTATCCGTAGGTTATGACGAGTATGAGAATGGCGAGAGAATGACAACATTGATTGAGAATTTGGCAGCGAGTCCAGATGCCGAGAAACTGTCCATATTAACCATTGGTGATTGGGGACAGGCGTACGAGAATTCTCCAGACTCTTTTCTGGATACATTAGTACAACACCGGGATAGCTTCCCTCTTTTGCGCAAAATATTTATTGGAGACATGGACTCTGAAGAATGTGAAGTCTCTTGGATTAATCAGACGAACTTATCTCCGCTTCTAGTCGCTTTTCCTAAACTTCAATCATTAACGATAAAAGGGAGTACCGATTTAAGCTTAGATCCATTAGAACATGAGAATCTACAGGAGCTCATTATCATTTGTGGTGGACTTCCACAAGAAGTGATACACCAAATTACGAATGCTAAGTTACCTGAATTGCAAAAGCTAGAGCTCTATTTAGGTGTAGATGACTATGGATTCTCTGGTTCAGTTGAAGACGTGCTCCCAATGTTGCAGAGTGGTTTATTTCCTAAGCTGAAATATTTGGGTCTTAAAGATAGTGAGATCCAAGATGAAATCGCTATTGCGATAGCGGATGTCCCTATTCTTGATCAATTAGAGACGCTTGATTTATCCTACGGAACGTTATCTGACACAGGCTCAGAGGCGCTGATTGCTAGTGAACGTATTAAGAAGCTACAGCATCTTAATCTAAGTTATCACTACATGTCTGAATCTATGGTCAAGCGTTGGCAGGATTCAGGGATGTCGGTAGATGTAAGTGACCAACAGGTTGAGGAAGATGAGTGGCGTTATCCGTTTTTGACGGAATAA
- a CDS encoding helix-turn-helix transcriptional regulator translates to MKLDRLLSIVILLVNRGRVQAKELAELFEVSIRTIYRDVDAINQAGIPVITYQGANGGIGLAEGYRLDRNVLTNDDMANIVTALQSISTSSFSTSHQILLDKINGVILRSHMEQFDFQTSQFIVDFSSWGQHGQLEKNLKILKQAIENIHVTSFTYCNAKGEEQRRSVEPYTIVMKNQHWYLYAYCQYRQDFRLFKLLRMKDVIDEEISYERQPVSFDPLPWQQDWIAQENGIRLVLRFNEKGRHLAEEQFGVEELREETNGFYTVTVSFPEDPWLYGFILSFGQDVEVVEPSHIRNIIQGIAKRISDQYGS, encoded by the coding sequence ATGAAGCTTGATCGATTGCTTTCGATCGTTATATTGCTGGTGAACCGTGGAAGAGTTCAAGCTAAAGAATTAGCAGAATTGTTTGAAGTGTCTATTCGGACTATTTATCGCGATGTAGATGCTATTAATCAAGCAGGTATTCCAGTGATCACTTATCAAGGCGCCAATGGCGGGATCGGACTAGCAGAAGGCTATCGTCTGGATCGTAATGTATTAACAAATGATGATATGGCGAATATTGTCACAGCGCTACAGAGTATTTCTACTTCTTCTTTTAGCACGAGTCATCAAATCTTATTGGACAAAATCAACGGTGTCATTCTGCGTTCTCACATGGAACAGTTCGACTTTCAGACGAGTCAGTTCATCGTCGATTTCTCTTCATGGGGTCAACATGGGCAATTGGAGAAGAATCTCAAAATTCTTAAACAAGCTATTGAGAATATACATGTCACATCTTTCACGTATTGTAATGCTAAGGGGGAGGAGCAGCGGCGATCTGTAGAACCCTATACGATAGTTATGAAGAATCAACATTGGTATTTATATGCTTACTGCCAATATCGCCAGGATTTCCGGCTATTTAAGTTATTACGAATGAAGGATGTTATAGACGAGGAAATTTCTTATGAGAGACAACCTGTTTCGTTTGATCCCCTTCCTTGGCAACAGGATTGGATTGCACAAGAGAATGGTATTCGGCTTGTTCTTCGTTTTAACGAGAAGGGTAGGCATCTGGCAGAGGAACAGTTTGGAGTAGAGGAGCTTAGAGAAGAGACTAATGGTTTCTATACGGTAACGGTTTCTTTTCCCGAGGACCCGTGGCTATATGGATTTATTCTTAGCTTCGGACAAGACGTAGAGGTGGTAGAACCCAGTCATATCCGGAATATCATCCAAGGAATAGCTAAGAGAATATCAGATCAATATGGGTCATGA